Below is a genomic region from Rhodospirillum centenum SW.
AGATCGACCACCAGCCCCCAGCGGCGGCCGACGGTGCGGCGCCACAGCGCGACCCAGTGTCCGGCCCAGCGCCGCTTCGGCAGGGCGATCAGATCGGTCAGCCGGGGCACGGCACGGAACAGCGGCGCCGGGATCGGACCACAGGCGATGGTGAAGCGGGCTTCCGGGCGGGTGTCCACCAGATGGCCGAGCAGGCCCGTGGTGAGCACCGCATCGCCCAGGCGGTTGGAAGTGATGAAGAGGATGTCCACGCGGATCGTCGTCCTGTCGGAACGCCCGGCCGAGAGGCCCGGCAACGGCTGCCCGTCCCATCCCGCCCAGAGGACGGCAGCCGGCGACCTTATAGCCCCCGCTGCGGCGGATTGCCAAGGCGGCCCGCCCGGCTGCCGCCTGCCCCGCCCTGCGGCCATGCCTCGGCGCAGGCTTGTCCGGTCGGCGCCGCCTGCCTACGTCATCCCGTCGAGAGCCTGACCGGGAGAGAGCGATGACGACCGAGCTGCCCCTTGCCGTTCCCCTGCCGCAGCGGGGTGTGCTGGCCGTCGGCGGGCCGGACCGCGTGAGCTTCCTGCAAGGGCTGGTCTCCAACGACGTGGCCCGGGTAACGGAGGGGCGCGCCGTCTGGGCCGCGCTGCTGACGGCGCAGGGCAAGTACCTGCACGATTTCTGCATCGCCGCCCTGGGCGACGCGCTGCTGCTGGACTGCGAGGCGGCGCGGCGCGACGACCTGCTGCGCCGGCTGCGCCCCTACCGGCTGCGGGCGCAGGTGACGCTGGAGGACCGCACGGACACCCTGGCGGTGTCCGCCCTGGTCGGCACCGCCGCCCCGGCCGCGCTGGAGCTTCCGGCCGAGCCCGGCGCCGCCCGGACGGTCGCCGGCGGCACCGCCTTCGTCGATCCCCGCCATGCCGCCCTGGGGCTGCGCCTGATCCTGCCGCGGGAGGGCGGCGCGACCGCCCTGGCCGGTTTCCGCCAGGGCGGCG
It encodes:
- a CDS encoding YgfZ/GcvT domain-containing protein, translated to MTTELPLAVPLPQRGVLAVGGPDRVSFLQGLVSNDVARVTEGRAVWAALLTAQGKYLHDFCIAALGDALLLDCEAARRDDLLRRLRPYRLRAQVTLEDRTDTLAVSALVGTAAPAALELPAEPGAARTVAGGTAFVDPRHAALGLRLILPREGGATALAGFRQGGEADWDSARLALGIPDGSRDLVPEKSILLENGFDELQGVAWDKGCWMGQELTARTRYRGLIRKRLLPVEVCGPLPEPGTPVFLGEREAGEMRSGHGGQGLALLRLEEVERAAAEGLSFRAGEATLSPRRPSWMG